One genomic window of Solanum dulcamara chromosome 12, daSolDulc1.2, whole genome shotgun sequence includes the following:
- the LOC129875651 gene encoding putative F-box protein PP2-B2, translating to MPLEGDIFNRNVSNTLANNGLSTVQAQMVHRFSKVAYLASVRQLDIHGTIGTEMLSPKTEYAPYLVLKLANTVHLARFQESGDIPKMRGDGWMKVELGYFNSKKGSDGPVEARLFEKKHIYKRGLIVEGIEFRPK from the exons ATGCCCTTGGAAGGAGACATATTTAATAGGAATGTCAGTAATACCCTCGCTAATAATGGTCTTTCTACGGTGCAAGCTCAGATGGTGCATAG ATTCTCTAAAGTGGCATATCTTGCCAGTGTACGTCAATTGGACATTCATGGAACAATTGGCACAGAAATGTTATCACCAAAGACAGAATATGCTCCTTATTTGGTGCTCAAGTTG GCCAATACTGTGCACCTTGCAAGATTTCAAGAAAGTGGGGATATCCCAAAAATGAGAGGAGACGGATGGATGAAAGTAGAGTTGGGATATTTTAATAGCAAGAAAGGCAGTGACGGTCCTGTTGAAGCAAGATTGTTTGAGAAGAAACATATTTACAAACGTGGACTCATTGTTGAAGGAATCGAGTTTCGTCCCAAATGA